Proteins encoded within one genomic window of Ovis aries strain OAR_USU_Benz2616 breed Rambouillet chromosome 1, ARS-UI_Ramb_v3.0, whole genome shotgun sequence:
- the S100A5 gene encoding protein S100-A5 isoform X1: METPLEKALTTMVTTFHKYSGREGSKLTLSKKELKELIKKELCLGEKMRESSIDDLMKSLDKNSDQEIDFKEYSVFLTTLCMAYNDFFLEESQ; encoded by the exons ATggagacccccctggagaaggccctGACCACTATGGTCACCACTTTCCATAAATATTCTGGGAGAGAGGGCAGCAAACTGACTCTGAGCAAGAAGGAGCTGAAGGAACTGATCAAGAAGGAGCTGTGTCTTGGTGAG AAGATGAGGGAGAGCAGCATTGACGACCTGATGAAGAGCTTGGACAAGAACAGCGACCAGGAGATTGACTTCAAGGAGTACTCGGTGTTCCTGACCACGCTGTGCATGGCCTACAACGACTTCTTTCTGGAGGAGAGCCAATGA
- the S100A5 gene encoding protein S100-A5 isoform X2 — translation METPLEKALTTMVTTFHKYSGREGSKLTLSKKELKELIKKELCLGEMRESSIDDLMKSLDKNSDQEIDFKEYSVFLTTLCMAYNDFFLEESQ, via the exons ATggagacccccctggagaaggccctGACCACTATGGTCACCACTTTCCATAAATATTCTGGGAGAGAGGGCAGCAAACTGACTCTGAGCAAGAAGGAGCTGAAGGAACTGATCAAGAAGGAGCTGTGTCTTGGTGAG ATGAGGGAGAGCAGCATTGACGACCTGATGAAGAGCTTGGACAAGAACAGCGACCAGGAGATTGACTTCAAGGAGTACTCGGTGTTCCTGACCACGCTGTGCATGGCCTACAACGACTTCTTTCTGGAGGAGAGCCAATGA